The Arachis ipaensis cultivar K30076 chromosome B03, Araip1.1, whole genome shotgun sequence region actaattatatagtatacataaatatctaatttaatttaatttttgttttttctatttttaaaattaattatattttaattatataccattattaatataaatataaatttcactaaaaatttattaatttacttgatctattttattactagtattgtgattaaagttatttgttttgatgttagtgttaaaatctactgatattatagttagatgataggctttgtgaattaattatttttttattgtgtcaaaataagatactattgtagtattaaaattttatgatttttttatattagttatttttagaagttgagacttgattcttcataaaatgttagtgaagatatgtattttaacttttaattttaagtttttaactattttatattttatatttatgtgaGACCGGTTTTATCGGTTCAATCAGTGATTTAtcagttgaaccaataaaccagtgaaccagtagcttgaccggttcgatcactggttcggttctaacaactatgtttcaatctaatttcaaaaattttgatttactcaatttagtctcccaacttaatagttatgactcacaTTGGTTCCTAATCTTATTTTTGTCACTGTCTCACAAAATCGTTAACGACATGCTGAGATGGACTAACGACTATTACATTATACATTCTAGCGACTATTGGATGtgacaattgaaattttttttaccttattttttttcaactaaacacttaaaaccctaatatgagtcacggatacctaagttaaaaaatcaaactaagtaaattgaaactttaaaaatcatattaaagttcgaatataacttcaaaacagaactttaacttatgtagtgattaatttaaatgagaatcaaataaatcaaaattcaacataatttttatcaatgttttcaaattcaaaatttttataccaaaattaactaggatttttctttaaattaaaaatttaataaaatagtgactttaattatcttaaccaatgtcctaattaattacttttatatcttaaaaaaaactgtatatgagaagaaaataattaatttatctactttaataaatagttattttactaaaatgaaagaaactatttttttagaattttttaagaattaattaatattatatatattttgttacactacatttagttataaaaattttatttatttctaattcttatattaaaaataaaaaNNNNNNNNNNNNNNNNNNNNNNNNNNNNNNNNNNNNNNNNNNNNNNNNNNNNNNNNNNNNNNNNNNNNNNNNNNNNNNNNNNNNNNNNNNNNNNNNNNNNNNNNNNNNNNNNNNNNNNNNNNNNNNNNNNNNNNNNNNNNNNNNNNNNNNNNNNNNNNNNNNNNNNNNNNNNNNNNNNNNNNNNNNNNNNNNNNNNNNNNNNNNNNNNNNNNNNNNNNNNNNNNNNNNNNNNNNNNNNNNNNNNNNNNNNNNNNNNNNNNNNNNNNNNNNNNNNNNNNNNNNNNNNNNNNNNNNNNNNNNNNNNNNNNNNNNNNNNNNNNNNNNNNNNNNNNNNNNNNNNNNNNNNNNNNNNNNNNNNNNNNNNNNNNNNNNNNNNNNNNNNNNNNNNNNNNNNNNNNNNNNNNNNNNNNNNNNNNNNNNNNNNNNNNNNNNNNNNNNNNNNNNNNNNNNNNNNNataaattaattatataaaaattttaagatatatatatatatatatatattttgatgaatgtgatatatttttttatgtaaataatcttttaaaaaaaatctaatagttaatttattattttttgttttagtccaaattaaatgttttttattgtttttggaaagaaaatcttttgacgaatttaataatatgtgatgaggaacaccaaataaattatacagaaaccaattaaaacaaaacatgaaaacatctttaaaaaaagacattttaggcgtctttatctgagtggcctcctttttttttttaaaactgcaattacttttttctttttacgaCAACATTTCATACAATGACTTTCGTCTCTATTTGATCACCACCGAtaagagaattaaaaaaaaattactaataatTTATGNgtataaattataaataaaatttctataaaattaatttttattattatttaataaatttttagcgAAGAGTTCATATGATCTCAAAATAACGATATTAGGGATCAAAATGTCGTTTTTTTAGTGATCACATTATCTTTCGTAAAAATTAACAAGTATTCGAAACAAGTATTTTCTCACGAAAGTGTTATATTTTTAGAAGCCAATAGATTCATAGTTTTGCATAGCAAAGGTTGACCATACATTTTTATAGAAGCTTGTACATCGTTTAATAAGGCTTAGGGGAAAATTAACAAGCGAAGGAAAACTGAGATTTTAGAATTACCCATAGCTTGAACTGTGTAGTTTTGAGCTCTGTAGGCCGTTCCTTTTGCAGAGGAACTTCTGGATGTACTTAGCTTGCATTGTATGATTATATatattcacaaaataaaataaatgtcgACACAAACATTCACTCTTGTGCAATATAATCATGTAGCACAATCAGTTTAATATTGTAAAGGCTTTGATTATTGCTAGTTTCCAATAATgtcagcattattattattatgcttGAACCATGGATGATTAAGGAACACATCCTGGTCAATTCCAGACAGAAACTTCTCCAGGGAGATGGGGTCTGTCTCACCATATAATAAATTATCGGTGTCCATCAATAATAATCTTTCATACTCTCTGTCAATTTCTTCATCGCTAGAAAATTGATTAGCTAGTTGACTTTTATAACATTGACTCCTTGTTCCTTCTTGCACAGTATACTCTATCCCGTTGTTGATGTTCATCATCGGTGATTGATGAACATTGCCACAATAATTCTCAACACCAAGACACGAGGAATTCTTCATCATGAAATTATTCCCTAGTATATCATCTATCTCCCTTTGCAAGCTTGCAACCTGCCCATAACAAGGTTAAAATATGTTACTCTCTGTTCACAATATCACTCATTCATTTTGATTATTCACACACTAATTATCAACCTAAAATTAAGAATTGATTACAAAAATATTGTTGATTAGTTATACTTTTCTTTTTGTAAATTAACTTTATTTTGTATGACCAATTTATTGTATAGATGTTTTATTGTTTATTAATACTTTTTAACTTAAAAAAGATTAGAATGACATACGTTATCTAAACTATATGGTAGGTGTGACAAGATATAAGAAAGTTGATGGATTggataataattaattaagaggAGCTACTCAGATAACGATGTcaaaaacgtctttttttttaagatgttttgtaataattaaaatttaacacatataaccgattaaattgtgttatttttattaaaattagattgGACAAATTAGTTTAATCgaaaaatcaataaattaaattttgaatcggtctaaattaatttttttttataaaaaatgactacaatattcctattataaaaattaactaaaatactcatatatatattgaaaactctaaatcctaacCCTATAATGGTAGAAAAGAAAAcggataaaatttaaaattttcatcaaaattaatatatataataggagtattttagtcattttctataataagaatattgtagtcattttttataaaaaaataatattaatttagattagTTTAagatttgattcactattttttcggtcaaattaatttgtctggcttaattttgatgaaaataatacggtttaatcgattatatgtattaaattttaaatattaaaaaaatatttaaaaaaaatattttaaatatcttTATTTGAGTAGTTCTTTTAATCCAGAGTACCTGTTGCTGCAATAGATAGATATAAGCAACACAACCATAGATAGGATCGTGCATGCGAGCGAGAGCTTGGTAAGTTATGGTGATAGCAGCGTCACTTCTGTTGTGCAACGGAAGGTGTAGCAACAGTCTAGAGACGTTGCTAGCACCAAACACCTTATGAACTGCCGCAAAATGGGTTGATGCCTCATCATAGGAGAAGTAAGGAGAAAATACACAATCTCTTGTGCATCTTCTCCTTAGGTACTTGCATGCTCCACATGAAGACCCAAACCCTTTCATGACTTATATATATTAATACTATTTATTGCTTTACTAATTTTCTTAGTAGTACTAGCTATAGATTAGTTTTCTCTATGGAGACGAACTCGTGACTCCGCTACTTCTTATAGCCGCCCCAACACTTGGGATATATAGATGgccaactatttttttttattatcattgaATTCAATTTATAAATCTCACTTATCTACTCTTCTTACTTTTATATTTAAAGATAGAGCAATGTTAcacttctaaatttttttataaactaaatCTAACTAAGTTAaacaataaaacttaaaataatatcatctataattaatttttattgatgTTAGATCAATTTGATTGAACTTGATTAACAAAAATACTTTAATGCGTATTATTCATATTTAAAATGAGTCTAAAGTAATAAGTACtgtaaaaatatttgataacaaaaaatatttaaaaataattattatttggattaattttttttgtctctttaATATTACCATAAATATTAATATGCAAGCTATATAACATTATTAATTAAAACTTAtatttaattaccaaaaattttgtattttaggTTGGTATACTTTTGTCACTTAGATTTTAATAATCAATATAATATAGAAAATTTTTTCAGTATATCGATATACTGGTATTTTAGTGAATTTTAaccgttaattttaattttatatatattattatctattttttataattaagatcaatgaTTAAAAGCTAACAAACTATAACTCAAATGTCATAGTCTTCTCATACTCACCTAGAGGTTGCGGATTCATTCGAGTCCTActcttaattaaaagaaaaattaacgatttaaaattattaaaatactaATATACCGatatacttaaaaatttttctatAATATATATCACCTCTCTCTAgcaccttattttttctttttactgttgaGTTACTTTAGTTAATGATCATAGCTACATGCCAAAACTTTAGTTAAATGGGATTGATCATGCAGTTCATTCCAAGGGCCTACTAATTAAGTAATTGATTATTAGATAAGCATGATCATTTGTCGTGTAAAAGCTATATAAGTTTGGTTTAATCTTACTTAAGAGAAATTCAAGGTTCACTATGCTTCATGGAGGTATCATGTCAATCAAAAGCTAAGGCTGAAGGTATATAGAAGCTCTATCAAAGTATCAATCGTTTTCTGATGAGAGAAAAGAAGCTAGCTAGAGAGAAGAAAAACACTTTATAGTATGTAACACATTATATAATAGCTTATTTAATTTAAANNNNNNNNcataaataaaaaatttataatttattgatagataaacaatatataaaattgatcttttcaaatatttttaaaaatatataaattataatttattgatataaaattatagattatgtatctatgtttctcttatttgagctagctcgtgagctcgagccagcttgtgagcttttggtgagctgagcttgagcttaagaaataagctcgattgttaatgagtcgagccgtgagccaagctcaatttttgtgagccgagcttgagcttggtctagctcggctcagctcggctcacttccagccctacctgGGAGATCATCTTATAATGGCAGATGACCAGAACGAGGAAGGACATACTGCATCGGAG contains the following coding sequences:
- the LOC107633770 gene encoding LOB domain-containing protein 33-like, translating into MKGFGSSCGACKYLRRRCTRDCVFSPYFSYDEASTHFAAVHKVFGASNVSRLLLHLPLHNRSDAAITITYQALARMHDPIYGCVAYIYLLQQQVASLQREIDDILGNNFMMKNSSCLGVENYCGNVHQSPMMNINNGIEYTVQEGTRSQCYKSQLANQFSSDEEIDREYERLLLMDTDNLLYGETDPISLEKFLSGIDQDVFLNHPWFKHNNNNADIIGN